A genomic stretch from Asterias rubens chromosome 19, eAstRub1.3, whole genome shotgun sequence includes:
- the LOC117303466 gene encoding axonemal dynein light chain domain-containing protein 1-like isoform X1, whose product MTSVVASMQEMSDVGGREPSPPAEPKDEGQNSPTPRRTRVIVAKNEAQDVAPLPDLRSSDNAIDRSRPLPTSLQSEFIPEEILNALTNIPSPGVKEKLKQKGVQKAKNKAIKAGAPSANMWNFPNRRRRFQHLTDQPVSMTGAGRDISFLYDVAFADKTPGKVDPSQDASSVRALVKQSDKDQGMSVPDSLIPSEYHVVKAKGVQNLDFQDDKYTTKLIDTEQNQISFPSMKPASRYEVLQLKETLDLMLKKTGIDDEEIEIKGPTQMHNLLELIKKEQNIYNLIFHELIRQVSVECAERGELLANLRQRYSKLLDKVPRQVKSLHQEVMAQRALDRRLTEELFRFKTSISDLTDELSDVREHDKVVTSQAQQAQQELAAALAESEKNAGLLAEYHELYELQRARLETQVIALSREKELWSGAAYNLALKVTEANSLSTARRLHISERAWSKLANHFTIVLSDRDTDQLSQLQGYIATHRQLTIKFADDLSQGDEMSHSRLGSIRKGIERWIREFDTFVVIQTEASLVSASTTRESRCSENIHTVIQAPKMEMIQTLYNDIRSWEEQLNKEVEKYGGDILLGFEEGMYTIKKQVEMWTEVALHIFNRHRPENGSDYPEHERLLQLNKLTEECDTLHKQFHIRVNGENGSAKGFIQIANALESWDTKLNSILNGGAMPIDGEWMRLYELFSDWLVTIEETAECVGSTQKEELKAAGKPHEQLLMDDVFRSTQKWLSSTTNGIDSEDSKLVEQVATLHAEMVHWIIQVLLRLAPNQPDSPLEAVESSMATTDTIPQIQEKSAVMFDKLTRFSNYITGCCSNIVTEEMQKRLDEGAEDADHELRDLKKLKGECAEWIHTSTILVEDLRCLDPNYVPVIAPTPGSTEITSDVAVTLAPISQVPDGAELVGSEATPDAATPAPTVLSETQPKTPASAEKEQVSVAVTPAEREESSLSQEVNLSEVQAIGHDDNVRTLSLEEPNGPPPKLQPRIAALQAEAGPRTPTPDTEKAYEALTAVKTLQAQLLATEERALKAEDRMAELEDELRDTQGKLRALSRSSATPNPNPTPEKAAETPTIPGEVKAASTTPQPTSSSTSPALPSPGAQQQGAADTPPSTPGRRPPSQQQQVRPPSQASSSRSGLGSRGSSRSKKGK is encoded by the exons ATGACTTCAGTAGTTGCTTCAATGCAAGAGATGAGTGATGTCGGCGGACGGGAACCAAGTCCCCCAGCAGAACCCAAAGATGAGGGTCAAAACAGCCCGACGCCCAGAAGAACAAGAGTCATTGTTGCAAAGAATGAAG CCCAAGATGTCGCACCCTTACCAGATCTTCGATCCAGCGACAATGCCATTGACAGATCCAGACCCTTGCCAACCTCGCTCCAAAGTGAGTTCATCCCCGAGGAGATTCTCAATGCGCTGACAAATATCCCCTCCCCTGGGGTCAAGGAAAAGCTCAAACAGAAGGGTGTACAAAAGGCCAAGAACAAG GCCATCAAGGCGGGGGCCCCCAGTGCTAATATGTGGAACTTTCCAAATCGTAGAAGACGCTTCCAGCATTTGACCGATCAGCCAGTTTCCATGACTGGCGCGGGAAG GGATATTTCATTCCTGTACGACGTGGCATTTGCTGATAAGACTCCAGGGAAGGTAGATCCATCACAAGATGCTAGCTCTGTCAGAGCCTTGGTTAAGCAGAGTGACAAAGACCAG GGCATGAGTGTACCAGACTCTTTGATTCCTTCAGAATACCATGTTGTTAAAGCAAAGGGAGTCCAGAATCTAGACTTCCAAGATGA CAAATACACCACCAAGCTGATTGACACTGAGCAGAACCAGATATCCTTCCCTTCAAT GAAACCAGCCAGTCGCTATGAAGTCCTACAGCTTAAAGAAACATTAGATCTGATGTTAAAGAAGACCGGGATTGACGACGAAGAGATCGAGATCAAAGGACCCACACAG ATGCACAACCTTCTGGAGTTaataaaaaaggaacaaaatatttacaaccTGATATTCCATGAGCTGATCAGACAG GTTAGTGTAGAGTGTGCTGAGAGAGGGGAGCTCCTGGCTAACCTCAGGCAGAGGTACAGCAAACTGCTGGACAAAGTACCAAGACAAGTCAAGAG TCTACATCAAGAAGTCATGGCCCAGAGAGCTCTGGACAGGAGGTTGACTGAAGAACTCTTCCGTTTCAAGACGTCCATATCAGACCTAACTGA tgagCTGTCCGATGTAAGGGAGCATGACAAGGTCGTGACCTCACAGGCCCAGCAAGCACAGCAAGAG ctCGCAGCAGCACTAGCTGAATCAGAAAAAAACGCTGG CCTACTAGCAGAGTACCATGAGTTGTACGAGCTCCAACGAGCTCGTCTTGAAACCCAGGTCATCGCACTCTCCAGAGAGAAGGAACTGTGGAGTGGAGCAGCCTACAACTTGGCCCTCAAG GTCACCGAGGCAAATTCACTCTCTACTGCCCGACGTCTTCACATCAGCGAGAGGGCGTGGTCTAAGCTGGCCAATCACTTTACCATCGTGCTGAGTGACCGCGATACCGACCAGCTATCACAGCTACAGGGCTACATCGCGACCCACCGGCAACTGACCATCAAGTTTGCCGACGATCTAAGCCAAGGGGACGAGATGTCTCACAGTCGGCTGGGTTCAATCCGGAAAGGAATCGAGAGATGGATACGAGAGTTTGACACTTTTGTTGT CATTCAGACGGAAGCCAGTCTGGTATCGGCCTCGACTACCAGAGAATCCAG ATGTAGTGAGAACATCCACACAGTGATCCAAGCACCAAAGATGGAGATGATTCAGACGTTATACAATGATATTCGCTCATGGGAAGAG CAACTGAATAAAGAAGTTGAGAAGTATGGAGGAGACATCTTGTTGGGTTTTGAGGAGGGCATGTATACCATTAAGAAACAGGTGGAGATGTGGACGGAGGTGGCTCTTCACATCTTCAACCGTCATCGGCCGGAGAACGGATCTGATTATCCAGAGCATGAGAGACTACTACAATTGAATAAG CTAACTGAG GAGTGTGATACCTTGCACAAGCAGTTTCACATCAGGGTAAATGGTGAAAATG GTTCTGCCAAGGGATTCATCCAAATCGCCAATGCCCTAGAGAGCTGGGACACCAAGCTTAACTCCATCTTAAACGGGGGCGCTATGCCAATCGACGGGGAGTGGATGCGACTCTATGAGCTCTTCAGTGATTGGCTAGTCACAATCGAAGAGACAGCCGAGTGCGTCGGCAGCACGCAGAAGGAGGAGCTAAAAGCAGCGGGGAAACCTCATGAGCA ACTTCTGATGGATGACGTTTTCCGAAGCACCCAGAAATGGCTTTCTAGCACCACCAATGGGATCGACAGTGAAGACTCAAAGCTAGTTGAACAG GTAGCAACACTCCATGCAGAAATGGTCCATTGGATTATACAAGTGCTGCTGCGTCTGGCACCCAATCAACCCGACAGTCCACTAGAGGCTGTGGAGAGTAGTATGGCGACCACGGACACCATTCCACAAATTCAGGAAAAGTCTGCGGTGATGTTTGACAAGTTGACTCGATTCTCAAATTATATTACAGG TTGCTGTTCCAATATTGTGACTGAAGAAATGCAGAAGAGGCTGGATGAAGGAGCAGAAGATGCTGATCATGAACTACGTGATTTAAAGAAACTCAAG GGCGAGTGTGCAGAATGGATCCACACTTCAACAATACTAGTTGAGGATCTCCGATGCCTTGATCCAAACTATGTACCAGTGATTGCACCTACTCCAGGGAGCACAGAAATAACGTCCGATGTTGCTGTGACGCTTGCGCCAATCTCTCAAGTTCCTGACGGTGCTGAG CTTGTTGGCTCGGAGGCGACCCCAGACGCAGCGACCCCTGCACCAACTGTCCTGTCAGAGACACAACCCAAGACTCCTGCTTCTGCAGAAAAG GAGCAGGTTTCCGTGGCAGTGACCCCTGCAGAAAGAGAAGAGTCATCACTCAGTCAAGAGGTCAACTTGAGCGAGGTTCAGGCCATAGGTCATGATGATAACGTACGGACTCTATCACTAGAGGAACCCAACGGACCACCTCCAAAG TTGCAGCCCCGTATTGCAGCTTTGCAAGCTGAAGCAGGCCCTCGTACCCCTACTCCTGATACAGAGAAAGCCTACGAAGCACTGACGGCTGTCAAGACATTGCAAGCCCAGCTACT CGCAACGGAAGAGCGAGCTCTAAAAGCCGAAGACCGCATGGCCGAGCTTGAAGATGAGCTCCGAGACACCCAAGGGAAGCTACGAGCCCTCTCGAGGAGTAGCGCCactcctaaccctaaccctaccccaGAGAAAGCGGCAGAGACCCCCACCATCCCTGGTGAGGTAAAAGCTGCCAGCACCACTCCTCAGCCAACTAGCTCCTCAACATCCCCTGCTCTTCCTTCCCCCGGAGCGCAACAGCAAGGAGCGGCAGACACCCCACCGTCAACCCCAGGGCGGAGACCCCCGTCCCAACAGCAGCAGGTACGACCTCCATCCCAAGCTTCATCTTCGAGGTCAGGCTTGGGGTCGCGGGGGTCATCACGCTCTAAAAAGGGCAAGTGA
- the LOC117303466 gene encoding axonemal dynein light chain domain-containing protein 1-like isoform X2: MTSVVASMQEMSDVGGREPSPPAEPKDEGQNSPTPRRTRVIVAKNEAQDVAPLPDLRSSDNAIDRSRPLPTSLQSEFIPEEILNALTNIPSPGVKEKLKQKGVQKAKNKAIKAGAPSANMWNFPNRRRRFQHLTDQPVSMTGAGRDISFLYDVAFADKTPGKVDPSQDASSVRALVKQSDKDQGMSVPDSLIPSEYHVVKAKGVQNLDFQDDKYTTKLIDTEQNQISFPSMKPASRYEVLQLKETLDLMLKKTGIDDEEIEIKGPTQMHNLLELIKKEQNIYNLIFHELIRQVSVECAERGELLANLRQRYSKLLDKVPRQVKSLHQEVMAQRALDRRLTEELFRFKTSISDLTDELSDVREHDKVVTSQAQQAQQELAAALAESEKNAGLLAEYHELYELQRARLETQVIALSREKELWSGAAYNLALKVTEANSLSTARRLHISERAWSKLANHFTIVLSDRDTDQLSQLQGYIATHRQLTIKFADDLSQGDEMSHSRLGSIRKGIERWIREFDTFVVIQTEASLVSASTTRESRCSENIHTVIQAPKMEMIQTLYNDIRSWEEQLNKEVEKYGGDILLGFEEGMYTIKKQVEMWTEVALHIFNRHRPENGSDYPEHERLLQLNKECDTLHKQFHIRVNGENGSAKGFIQIANALESWDTKLNSILNGGAMPIDGEWMRLYELFSDWLVTIEETAECVGSTQKEELKAAGKPHEQLLMDDVFRSTQKWLSSTTNGIDSEDSKLVEQVATLHAEMVHWIIQVLLRLAPNQPDSPLEAVESSMATTDTIPQIQEKSAVMFDKLTRFSNYITGCCSNIVTEEMQKRLDEGAEDADHELRDLKKLKGECAEWIHTSTILVEDLRCLDPNYVPVIAPTPGSTEITSDVAVTLAPISQVPDGAELVGSEATPDAATPAPTVLSETQPKTPASAEKEQVSVAVTPAEREESSLSQEVNLSEVQAIGHDDNVRTLSLEEPNGPPPKLQPRIAALQAEAGPRTPTPDTEKAYEALTAVKTLQAQLLATEERALKAEDRMAELEDELRDTQGKLRALSRSSATPNPNPTPEKAAETPTIPGEVKAASTTPQPTSSSTSPALPSPGAQQQGAADTPPSTPGRRPPSQQQQVRPPSQASSSRSGLGSRGSSRSKKGK; this comes from the exons ATGACTTCAGTAGTTGCTTCAATGCAAGAGATGAGTGATGTCGGCGGACGGGAACCAAGTCCCCCAGCAGAACCCAAAGATGAGGGTCAAAACAGCCCGACGCCCAGAAGAACAAGAGTCATTGTTGCAAAGAATGAAG CCCAAGATGTCGCACCCTTACCAGATCTTCGATCCAGCGACAATGCCATTGACAGATCCAGACCCTTGCCAACCTCGCTCCAAAGTGAGTTCATCCCCGAGGAGATTCTCAATGCGCTGACAAATATCCCCTCCCCTGGGGTCAAGGAAAAGCTCAAACAGAAGGGTGTACAAAAGGCCAAGAACAAG GCCATCAAGGCGGGGGCCCCCAGTGCTAATATGTGGAACTTTCCAAATCGTAGAAGACGCTTCCAGCATTTGACCGATCAGCCAGTTTCCATGACTGGCGCGGGAAG GGATATTTCATTCCTGTACGACGTGGCATTTGCTGATAAGACTCCAGGGAAGGTAGATCCATCACAAGATGCTAGCTCTGTCAGAGCCTTGGTTAAGCAGAGTGACAAAGACCAG GGCATGAGTGTACCAGACTCTTTGATTCCTTCAGAATACCATGTTGTTAAAGCAAAGGGAGTCCAGAATCTAGACTTCCAAGATGA CAAATACACCACCAAGCTGATTGACACTGAGCAGAACCAGATATCCTTCCCTTCAAT GAAACCAGCCAGTCGCTATGAAGTCCTACAGCTTAAAGAAACATTAGATCTGATGTTAAAGAAGACCGGGATTGACGACGAAGAGATCGAGATCAAAGGACCCACACAG ATGCACAACCTTCTGGAGTTaataaaaaaggaacaaaatatttacaaccTGATATTCCATGAGCTGATCAGACAG GTTAGTGTAGAGTGTGCTGAGAGAGGGGAGCTCCTGGCTAACCTCAGGCAGAGGTACAGCAAACTGCTGGACAAAGTACCAAGACAAGTCAAGAG TCTACATCAAGAAGTCATGGCCCAGAGAGCTCTGGACAGGAGGTTGACTGAAGAACTCTTCCGTTTCAAGACGTCCATATCAGACCTAACTGA tgagCTGTCCGATGTAAGGGAGCATGACAAGGTCGTGACCTCACAGGCCCAGCAAGCACAGCAAGAG ctCGCAGCAGCACTAGCTGAATCAGAAAAAAACGCTGG CCTACTAGCAGAGTACCATGAGTTGTACGAGCTCCAACGAGCTCGTCTTGAAACCCAGGTCATCGCACTCTCCAGAGAGAAGGAACTGTGGAGTGGAGCAGCCTACAACTTGGCCCTCAAG GTCACCGAGGCAAATTCACTCTCTACTGCCCGACGTCTTCACATCAGCGAGAGGGCGTGGTCTAAGCTGGCCAATCACTTTACCATCGTGCTGAGTGACCGCGATACCGACCAGCTATCACAGCTACAGGGCTACATCGCGACCCACCGGCAACTGACCATCAAGTTTGCCGACGATCTAAGCCAAGGGGACGAGATGTCTCACAGTCGGCTGGGTTCAATCCGGAAAGGAATCGAGAGATGGATACGAGAGTTTGACACTTTTGTTGT CATTCAGACGGAAGCCAGTCTGGTATCGGCCTCGACTACCAGAGAATCCAG ATGTAGTGAGAACATCCACACAGTGATCCAAGCACCAAAGATGGAGATGATTCAGACGTTATACAATGATATTCGCTCATGGGAAGAG CAACTGAATAAAGAAGTTGAGAAGTATGGAGGAGACATCTTGTTGGGTTTTGAGGAGGGCATGTATACCATTAAGAAACAGGTGGAGATGTGGACGGAGGTGGCTCTTCACATCTTCAACCGTCATCGGCCGGAGAACGGATCTGATTATCCAGAGCATGAGAGACTACTACAATTGAATAAG GAGTGTGATACCTTGCACAAGCAGTTTCACATCAGGGTAAATGGTGAAAATG GTTCTGCCAAGGGATTCATCCAAATCGCCAATGCCCTAGAGAGCTGGGACACCAAGCTTAACTCCATCTTAAACGGGGGCGCTATGCCAATCGACGGGGAGTGGATGCGACTCTATGAGCTCTTCAGTGATTGGCTAGTCACAATCGAAGAGACAGCCGAGTGCGTCGGCAGCACGCAGAAGGAGGAGCTAAAAGCAGCGGGGAAACCTCATGAGCA ACTTCTGATGGATGACGTTTTCCGAAGCACCCAGAAATGGCTTTCTAGCACCACCAATGGGATCGACAGTGAAGACTCAAAGCTAGTTGAACAG GTAGCAACACTCCATGCAGAAATGGTCCATTGGATTATACAAGTGCTGCTGCGTCTGGCACCCAATCAACCCGACAGTCCACTAGAGGCTGTGGAGAGTAGTATGGCGACCACGGACACCATTCCACAAATTCAGGAAAAGTCTGCGGTGATGTTTGACAAGTTGACTCGATTCTCAAATTATATTACAGG TTGCTGTTCCAATATTGTGACTGAAGAAATGCAGAAGAGGCTGGATGAAGGAGCAGAAGATGCTGATCATGAACTACGTGATTTAAAGAAACTCAAG GGCGAGTGTGCAGAATGGATCCACACTTCAACAATACTAGTTGAGGATCTCCGATGCCTTGATCCAAACTATGTACCAGTGATTGCACCTACTCCAGGGAGCACAGAAATAACGTCCGATGTTGCTGTGACGCTTGCGCCAATCTCTCAAGTTCCTGACGGTGCTGAG CTTGTTGGCTCGGAGGCGACCCCAGACGCAGCGACCCCTGCACCAACTGTCCTGTCAGAGACACAACCCAAGACTCCTGCTTCTGCAGAAAAG GAGCAGGTTTCCGTGGCAGTGACCCCTGCAGAAAGAGAAGAGTCATCACTCAGTCAAGAGGTCAACTTGAGCGAGGTTCAGGCCATAGGTCATGATGATAACGTACGGACTCTATCACTAGAGGAACCCAACGGACCACCTCCAAAG TTGCAGCCCCGTATTGCAGCTTTGCAAGCTGAAGCAGGCCCTCGTACCCCTACTCCTGATACAGAGAAAGCCTACGAAGCACTGACGGCTGTCAAGACATTGCAAGCCCAGCTACT CGCAACGGAAGAGCGAGCTCTAAAAGCCGAAGACCGCATGGCCGAGCTTGAAGATGAGCTCCGAGACACCCAAGGGAAGCTACGAGCCCTCTCGAGGAGTAGCGCCactcctaaccctaaccctaccccaGAGAAAGCGGCAGAGACCCCCACCATCCCTGGTGAGGTAAAAGCTGCCAGCACCACTCCTCAGCCAACTAGCTCCTCAACATCCCCTGCTCTTCCTTCCCCCGGAGCGCAACAGCAAGGAGCGGCAGACACCCCACCGTCAACCCCAGGGCGGAGACCCCCGTCCCAACAGCAGCAGGTACGACCTCCATCCCAAGCTTCATCTTCGAGGTCAGGCTTGGGGTCGCGGGGGTCATCACGCTCTAAAAAGGGCAAGTGA
- the LOC117303466 gene encoding axonemal dynein light chain domain-containing protein 1-like isoform X3, whose translation MTSVVASMQEMSDVGGREPSPPAEPKDEGQNSPTPRRTRVIVAKNEAQDVAPLPDLRSSDNAIDRSRPLPTSLQSEFIPEEILNALTNIPSPGVKEKLKQKGVQKAKNKAIKAGAPSANMWNFPNRRRRFQHLTDQPVSMTGAGRDISFLYDVAFADKTPGKVDPSQDASSVRALVKQSDKDQGMSVPDSLIPSEYHVVKAKGVQNLDFQDDKYTTKLIDTEQNQISFPSMKPASRYEVLQLKETLDLMLKKTGIDDEEIEIKGPTQMHNLLELIKKEQNIYNLIFHELIRQVSVECAERGELLANLRQRYSKLLDKVPRQVKSLHQEVMAQRALDRRLTEELFRFKTSISDLTDELSDVREHDKVVTSQAQQAQQELAAALAESEKNAGLLAEYHELYELQRARLETQVIALSREKELWSGAAYNLALKVTEANSLSTARRLHISERAWSKLANHFTIVLSDRDTDQLSQLQGYIATHRQLTIKFADDLSQGDEMSHSRLGSIRKGIERWIREFDTFVVRCSENIHTVIQAPKMEMIQTLYNDIRSWEEQLNKEVEKYGGDILLGFEEGMYTIKKQVEMWTEVALHIFNRHRPENGSDYPEHERLLQLNKLTEECDTLHKQFHIRVNGENGSAKGFIQIANALESWDTKLNSILNGGAMPIDGEWMRLYELFSDWLVTIEETAECVGSTQKEELKAAGKPHEQLLMDDVFRSTQKWLSSTTNGIDSEDSKLVEQVATLHAEMVHWIIQVLLRLAPNQPDSPLEAVESSMATTDTIPQIQEKSAVMFDKLTRFSNYITGCCSNIVTEEMQKRLDEGAEDADHELRDLKKLKGECAEWIHTSTILVEDLRCLDPNYVPVIAPTPGSTEITSDVAVTLAPISQVPDGAELVGSEATPDAATPAPTVLSETQPKTPASAEKEQVSVAVTPAEREESSLSQEVNLSEVQAIGHDDNVRTLSLEEPNGPPPKLQPRIAALQAEAGPRTPTPDTEKAYEALTAVKTLQAQLLATEERALKAEDRMAELEDELRDTQGKLRALSRSSATPNPNPTPEKAAETPTIPGEVKAASTTPQPTSSSTSPALPSPGAQQQGAADTPPSTPGRRPPSQQQQVRPPSQASSSRSGLGSRGSSRSKKGK comes from the exons ATGACTTCAGTAGTTGCTTCAATGCAAGAGATGAGTGATGTCGGCGGACGGGAACCAAGTCCCCCAGCAGAACCCAAAGATGAGGGTCAAAACAGCCCGACGCCCAGAAGAACAAGAGTCATTGTTGCAAAGAATGAAG CCCAAGATGTCGCACCCTTACCAGATCTTCGATCCAGCGACAATGCCATTGACAGATCCAGACCCTTGCCAACCTCGCTCCAAAGTGAGTTCATCCCCGAGGAGATTCTCAATGCGCTGACAAATATCCCCTCCCCTGGGGTCAAGGAAAAGCTCAAACAGAAGGGTGTACAAAAGGCCAAGAACAAG GCCATCAAGGCGGGGGCCCCCAGTGCTAATATGTGGAACTTTCCAAATCGTAGAAGACGCTTCCAGCATTTGACCGATCAGCCAGTTTCCATGACTGGCGCGGGAAG GGATATTTCATTCCTGTACGACGTGGCATTTGCTGATAAGACTCCAGGGAAGGTAGATCCATCACAAGATGCTAGCTCTGTCAGAGCCTTGGTTAAGCAGAGTGACAAAGACCAG GGCATGAGTGTACCAGACTCTTTGATTCCTTCAGAATACCATGTTGTTAAAGCAAAGGGAGTCCAGAATCTAGACTTCCAAGATGA CAAATACACCACCAAGCTGATTGACACTGAGCAGAACCAGATATCCTTCCCTTCAAT GAAACCAGCCAGTCGCTATGAAGTCCTACAGCTTAAAGAAACATTAGATCTGATGTTAAAGAAGACCGGGATTGACGACGAAGAGATCGAGATCAAAGGACCCACACAG ATGCACAACCTTCTGGAGTTaataaaaaaggaacaaaatatttacaaccTGATATTCCATGAGCTGATCAGACAG GTTAGTGTAGAGTGTGCTGAGAGAGGGGAGCTCCTGGCTAACCTCAGGCAGAGGTACAGCAAACTGCTGGACAAAGTACCAAGACAAGTCAAGAG TCTACATCAAGAAGTCATGGCCCAGAGAGCTCTGGACAGGAGGTTGACTGAAGAACTCTTCCGTTTCAAGACGTCCATATCAGACCTAACTGA tgagCTGTCCGATGTAAGGGAGCATGACAAGGTCGTGACCTCACAGGCCCAGCAAGCACAGCAAGAG ctCGCAGCAGCACTAGCTGAATCAGAAAAAAACGCTGG CCTACTAGCAGAGTACCATGAGTTGTACGAGCTCCAACGAGCTCGTCTTGAAACCCAGGTCATCGCACTCTCCAGAGAGAAGGAACTGTGGAGTGGAGCAGCCTACAACTTGGCCCTCAAG GTCACCGAGGCAAATTCACTCTCTACTGCCCGACGTCTTCACATCAGCGAGAGGGCGTGGTCTAAGCTGGCCAATCACTTTACCATCGTGCTGAGTGACCGCGATACCGACCAGCTATCACAGCTACAGGGCTACATCGCGACCCACCGGCAACTGACCATCAAGTTTGCCGACGATCTAAGCCAAGGGGACGAGATGTCTCACAGTCGGCTGGGTTCAATCCGGAAAGGAATCGAGAGATGGATACGAGAGTTTGACACTTTTGTTGT CAGATGTAGTGAGAACATCCACACAGTGATCCAAGCACCAAAGATGGAGATGATTCAGACGTTATACAATGATATTCGCTCATGGGAAGAG CAACTGAATAAAGAAGTTGAGAAGTATGGAGGAGACATCTTGTTGGGTTTTGAGGAGGGCATGTATACCATTAAGAAACAGGTGGAGATGTGGACGGAGGTGGCTCTTCACATCTTCAACCGTCATCGGCCGGAGAACGGATCTGATTATCCAGAGCATGAGAGACTACTACAATTGAATAAG CTAACTGAG GAGTGTGATACCTTGCACAAGCAGTTTCACATCAGGGTAAATGGTGAAAATG GTTCTGCCAAGGGATTCATCCAAATCGCCAATGCCCTAGAGAGCTGGGACACCAAGCTTAACTCCATCTTAAACGGGGGCGCTATGCCAATCGACGGGGAGTGGATGCGACTCTATGAGCTCTTCAGTGATTGGCTAGTCACAATCGAAGAGACAGCCGAGTGCGTCGGCAGCACGCAGAAGGAGGAGCTAAAAGCAGCGGGGAAACCTCATGAGCA ACTTCTGATGGATGACGTTTTCCGAAGCACCCAGAAATGGCTTTCTAGCACCACCAATGGGATCGACAGTGAAGACTCAAAGCTAGTTGAACAG GTAGCAACACTCCATGCAGAAATGGTCCATTGGATTATACAAGTGCTGCTGCGTCTGGCACCCAATCAACCCGACAGTCCACTAGAGGCTGTGGAGAGTAGTATGGCGACCACGGACACCATTCCACAAATTCAGGAAAAGTCTGCGGTGATGTTTGACAAGTTGACTCGATTCTCAAATTATATTACAGG TTGCTGTTCCAATATTGTGACTGAAGAAATGCAGAAGAGGCTGGATGAAGGAGCAGAAGATGCTGATCATGAACTACGTGATTTAAAGAAACTCAAG GGCGAGTGTGCAGAATGGATCCACACTTCAACAATACTAGTTGAGGATCTCCGATGCCTTGATCCAAACTATGTACCAGTGATTGCACCTACTCCAGGGAGCACAGAAATAACGTCCGATGTTGCTGTGACGCTTGCGCCAATCTCTCAAGTTCCTGACGGTGCTGAG CTTGTTGGCTCGGAGGCGACCCCAGACGCAGCGACCCCTGCACCAACTGTCCTGTCAGAGACACAACCCAAGACTCCTGCTTCTGCAGAAAAG GAGCAGGTTTCCGTGGCAGTGACCCCTGCAGAAAGAGAAGAGTCATCACTCAGTCAAGAGGTCAACTTGAGCGAGGTTCAGGCCATAGGTCATGATGATAACGTACGGACTCTATCACTAGAGGAACCCAACGGACCACCTCCAAAG TTGCAGCCCCGTATTGCAGCTTTGCAAGCTGAAGCAGGCCCTCGTACCCCTACTCCTGATACAGAGAAAGCCTACGAAGCACTGACGGCTGTCAAGACATTGCAAGCCCAGCTACT CGCAACGGAAGAGCGAGCTCTAAAAGCCGAAGACCGCATGGCCGAGCTTGAAGATGAGCTCCGAGACACCCAAGGGAAGCTACGAGCCCTCTCGAGGAGTAGCGCCactcctaaccctaaccctaccccaGAGAAAGCGGCAGAGACCCCCACCATCCCTGGTGAGGTAAAAGCTGCCAGCACCACTCCTCAGCCAACTAGCTCCTCAACATCCCCTGCTCTTCCTTCCCCCGGAGCGCAACAGCAAGGAGCGGCAGACACCCCACCGTCAACCCCAGGGCGGAGACCCCCGTCCCAACAGCAGCAGGTACGACCTCCATCCCAAGCTTCATCTTCGAGGTCAGGCTTGGGGTCGCGGGGGTCATCACGCTCTAAAAAGGGCAAGTGA